The following DNA comes from Nicotiana sylvestris chromosome 10, ASM39365v2, whole genome shotgun sequence.
GTCTAGTTAATAGAGCTTTGTCTCAATAAATAAGTTTCTACTCAAGTTGTTTATTTGCTGATGCAATCGAAAACGAGAAGTGATATCTATATGCAGATATTTCAAGTAGGGGCGCGAGTTAGACCAGTTTGATTACGAGCTAAAGAAGCTCAGTTTGGTTGAAGCTTCACCTTGCTCATCCCCGGAAAAGCTCAAGCCTCCCCAATCCGTACTTTCAAGCCTAAAAAAATCTTGCTCACCAGGTTTGTAAGCCTTCTGCTGCTCAGCAGGCTTAATTGTTCTCTTCTTTAAGTTTATTTATGCATACATGTATCTCTGCTCTATAGGACTTCCAAAACCATAGGTCTCGCTGTTGTTTCCATCCTTTCCATCTCTCACCCTCTGTCAATCAGCTGTTCCCTTACTCCAGATATCTACGTCTTTCCTTCTCCTATATTCTACTATTACTCCTCCCAGCCTATGAATTTTGAAGCCCTACCATCTTTAAGAATAGAGCCATCCATTTCAGAATGCCTCTTCATAGCATCACATTAAAGTCACATGTAtttggattacaggtgcaatattCTGATTTAAGAGATTCATAATGATTAATAGCAGAGAAGATCGTTTTGTACAACAGAGGTTTTAATGTAACAGTCAGTTTTTAATAAAGTACTAATAATTTAATTGTTTTCGCAGTCAGTTTTTAATAAGGTACTAATAATTTAATTGTTTTCGCAGTCAGCTTAAATTGGAACAAAATAGTGTTTCCAACATTTTATAGCTTGAACATTCTTCAAATCAACTGTTACTTGAACCATATAGATAGAGATTTTTTTGTTATCAAATTAAGTTTCTTTTCTGTCAGATTTTAGTAAGAAAAAAGATCTATAGGTTTCCCTGGTTTATCTTTTTACTGGATggaaacttttaaaaaaaaatgcaaaggtaaagaattttattaaacAATACCAAGAAAGTACTGAAAATAGAGCATCCTTCTATAGGATTGAATTTGCGCTTGGATTGAATTTGAACTAGGTTGGCTCAATCAAGCTTCACATATTTAAGTTTACTGTTTGAGCCAAGCTCGAGATTGTTTGATCATATATCTTCAACTTCAAGAAGTCATTAGCTCTGAGTAGCCCAATAAAGCACAAGACCGTGAATATTGAACCAACTTGAATCCAGACAAAGAAGGGCTAAGCTTCTACATAGTATACCAAACTGACACCATTATATCCTTGATTGGAACACAACATCTGACATATGTTTTCCAATACATACCAGAAGTCACAAGCCACTAGATACCCTAGGTTACACTATGATCCTGCTCATCAGCACCCTCATTTTCATTGCTTCTCTTCTTCTCCACAACTCATCACCCAACCCATATAACCTTACTCGGTGTGAAACATCTTAAATTCATAAGTTCTCTATAAATTTTCAGCCACAAGAAGATGCAGTCAATTGTCTGACATCAACAAGTCTAGCAAGTCTAGCAGATAAAGTAAATTGGAGAGTCAGACTAAGCACACAATCCATCTtcaaacaaaaggaaagaaagaaaatgaaatttgaGTCATGACCGATATACCATCAAACCAGCAAAGGGCACGTCTCTGACAAGTGTAGAGAAGTATCTGCAAATGAAATGGTGAAGGAAGTTAGCATCCAAAACAGCTAAGTTTGATTGTGAAAATACATCAGAAGAAACATTAGAAACAGTTGTCATCGTCAAACAGTTTAACATAATTTAATGAACAGCCTCGACCTAGCAGAGATGGTATTCAGTGCACAATGCACATAATATAGAAGTTAGGCTCCTAATTCGCCACCTAATCTTTTTCTGTTCATAATTAAAACCTAATGTGCTTGGGACAGTGACTACATGCGAAACACAGAGTACTGCTATCATATACACAGACATGTGATCATGAATAAATTGCTTTTCTACTTGATACTGAGAATTATGCAGCCAACTATAAAAAAGAATGACATGAAAAACTGTACCCTGCATATAAACCCTTTGGACCTTGTTCTTTCCATATAGAGCAACCAGCCTGAAACATTCCTGAATAATAACCATACATGTTTGGGCCCTGTGTAACACAACTTCCATCCTTCAAGGCAACAGAAGCCCAATACTTACTGGTGCCTTGAACCTGCATGCGCTGCTTTATCACTTCACATGGAACATAAATGAAAGATCCAAGTGTATCTCCTGAAATGCAGATTGAACAACTAATAATTCAGAATTCTAAAAGTGCAGCATAACATATCCAATGAAGCTAATGAGTATGAATCAGGAGAAGCCACGAACAATAAGGTTACCAATAGCACCGGCAATGAAATGTGCCCAATGGCCACTAAGGCTCGGATGTGATTCTTCTACCCACTTCTTGGTTGACTCTATAACGCCAAAGTATGTCGCACCCGTGGCAAGAGAACCAGTGACCCCTGGCGTTACTCCTCTGTAAAATCCTAGCAGCAAAAATGTCAGTGTTAACTTAAAATCACATACAAAATGGTTCAAGATAAGGGCCAGCATAAATGAAATACCAGTTAATCCATTGGTAACCCAAACAGTTCGTATCATTTGCAGTATGCTTTTCTGGTTCTgaaaataacacaaggaaattatTATACAATGTAATTAATACATTCACGCAAATCAAAATTTGATGTGGATGCAGAGTCGCAACAGAAGGTGCATGGGTGTCCGCGGCCTGAAGATTGACTTGTTTATATTGTTgaacaattttaaaaaatatactaTAATTGTGTCAAGCTTGGTGTACCCTCTATCTTTGACTCCACCAATATTTACATAGTGAAATAcagaaatttaaaagaaaaaaatactaaGTTTAAGACCAATTACCACAATGAATAATAGGTGCAATGGTACTTTGCACCCACTAACTCAAAATACTGAATTTACCTCTTCCTCAAATTATACAATAAGAGAAGCACATATGGATGATCATACAGGACATTTTAGAGAAACGCATTGCGTACATTGCACATTTTTTAACATTATATAACTACCTGGCATCCACTGAAAATGGCTTGGCTCTGTATCCGGGTCTTCACAGTATCAATCGGGTGCATCATTCCTTCCCCAAAAGCTCCAGCAATAGCTCCCCATACGAACTCTCTCCACACTGGATACAACAATTAAACACTTCAGTTTGAACTAATCGAGCCCAAAAGTTTCCATTATTCAACCACAAAATTAAACTTTAAACGAAAATATTTGTCTCAATCAATTAATTACGCTATGTAATATATTAGTACTACTAACAACAAATTAATTATTACATATTTGCGTGTTAGTGTGTGTTCGACTTTGCATTATAGTTTATTGATTGATCACAGAGTCGGAAAATACAATGGGGAGTTGCAATGAGAAAAAGTATAAGCAGTTTACCAAAGAAATGATGGTCATTTGAGTAGTTCATATACGCTGGTGAAGCTTTTGATGGCTCGTCAGAAGGTGACTTGGTGGCTGCCATGGCGATTTCTGAAACTGAGCttagggtttttgggttttgGATTTTCGAGGTTTATGTAAGTTACTTTTCGTGCAAGTCAGATGAGCGCGCAGCTCTCTCCCAGATGACGGAATGACTAGAATGCTCGGGACACTTTTATTCTTTTTGGCGGAAACAATTTGACTCCCAAACTTATAGTCCTGtctttttttttgccaaaagtacttttggtcaACAATTGAGGTGTTCGGCCaaacttttggaaggaaaaagtatttttgagtagAAGCAGAAAAAAAGTAGCTTATcttaaaagcacttttgagaaaaatactgttcaaaagtgtttttcaaattaattagccaaacacaaactacttctcacaaaaaatacttttcaaaagcttggtcaaacactaattactgttcaaaagtgtttttcaaattaattagccaaacacaaactacttctcgCAAAAAGCACTTTTTAAAAAAGTACATTTGAGAAAATCACTCTCAAAATAAGTTCTATTAAGCTTTGAATAGAGTGTGGCGTATGTTTGCCAAAAAATTCGTGTCCTCTACAATGATAAtggagctcactatttatagctgcATGATAATTATGGATGCTAacctattttatgctcctttttgcttaggttttggattaaaagtgtgtacaagtattcccgaaagctaacttattgtgcttgtttgcagtgtttggtcaaaaagagataaggaagtcataaccagctcaaaaaggagtgaaacctgcacaagttcaaaagcTAGGTCAAAAGAGCGCTGACAACGAAGAAACAAACGCGGACGCGGAGGGTCCACCGCTGAGGCGGTCTTGACTTCGCTCTCAGTGGTGGCAAAGTTCAGAGAGCTGTAATTTTGAGCTTAATAAGTTACCGCTGCCCGTGGTGAAACtgcgcggccgcggccattttATCGCCCTTAGCGGAAGCCAGATTCATAGAACCAAAAGTGGTGCGCGGTCCGCGCTTGATTTTGCGTAGCCGCGGTAGTCATAGCGCTGCAGCGGTCCATTTTTCGGTGTCAGTGGTACCTCCGTAGGAGCATTTTTGTTCGAAAAatttagttgtgtataaatagttctttttcatatttttaggtcaTCGGTTGTTTTGTAGAGCACGTGAACCGCCTCCTTTTACctctttgagtaattttagaacatctttagTAATTAAACTTAGATTTTaatcttgtaattactttttatgaCTCATATTTTATCTCaatctttgatttcttctttgatgatgagtagctaaacccattagctagggttgtggttcaACCCTAGTGcgagtatttaatgggtcttcaattttagggcttaaatgtttatgggtgaatgatatttggcttgatttatgctttaaatgttgaattggtggttacaaacactgatttgtgcctttttgacttaggctcttcttgagaaagagagactaagtctaggaaattcaggccaacaaggaattggggtgcattcaagagattgatagtcccaattaaagagttaaatctagagatagtaatacccgacttgagccaattttgtttgcattgtttgaacacccaattgggtttgagaaagccaattagggcaaagtcactcaaactaccgagaggtataaagtGAGTAGTTATGTGCAATGTCTATATCAAGATCCCAATTATAACAAATTTATCCTAAGTTTTAGATCCCGTTAGATACCCACCTAGGTGCAAGTCATTTCCCTAGTGTCTTTAGACCAATTAAGAAAATcttacaaaaatatcatacttagcttattttcccgcatcattagtattaaagtagaatagtaaacaaacaaagaattattggaagtgcaattaagaatatcgcacattgctagattagataggaaccCAATTCCAAGCATATAttagctctctgtggattcgatcccgacctttcgggtaaaagctgcatcgaccgctcttgccactttgtagtggtgtagggttggaacTGATCATTGCACCtaaggaacaaggtcctaggatcaagctcttctttaatgtcaattatgagggtcattgaagaatgtgtaatgaTGGGCATGAATGTCATATTCTTTGTAACGGATGGTGTACTAAATGCTGTAGAACATTCTTCATTCAATGCTACCGGGTGGAAagtatttattttatctttatgaGTATCATTCTTTCCAGTAACAGACAGAATAGTTGCTTTCGGTTTCAGCTATCCCCTGCCTTCGGCTCCACGTGTCACTTCCTTATGCGatcatttaatattatatatTTTACCCTATGcagatagtccccctactttcTAGTGGCATAACTTTGTGTCACCGGAAAGTTGGTAAAATCATTCTTTTTGGCGGGAAATTTACTGACCCCTCTGAAAAGTTTCTGATGGTTGATTAGACGCACGTCTCTTCGCATTTAATGCTCCGAACACGCGTCATCCCATGATTCAACGTAACTTTTGCCGACTATCGAGGTAATTATGGTCACGAGTTTAGCCGCCTAAACTTTTACTTATACGCATCAAGCTCCTTCATTCTCACTTCATAATTCTTCAAACTTTCGCAAACTCTCTTCATTCAACTTGTACTTTGTTCTTCAACCTTTCTTTAATTTTCTTCATAAGAGAAAAAAATTTCCTTCTTCTCTAACATAGAATGGCTTCTTCTTCTAAAAACCTTAGTTCCTCAAAGAACAAAGGCAAAGCTGATGAGGCTGCTCCTCCTATAGTGAGTACCATTATCCCAGAAGTCTCGTTATAACTAAAGACTTCGAAGAGTAATTTCCTTCCGATAACCCTCGTCCATGGGATGTTGGCAGATACCCTTCTTCCATTCgtccttgtgagcacgtgatttttgtttcgtacggcaatcactccaaaagaattaaaaaataataaaaattggtcctgctgtacaattttggatttctgtgcggcactttgttgatttatttgtgacttttgcccatttttatttatttatttatttaaaacaaaataaaaaatgtgggggtcatgcataattcgaaccgtaatccggtcgttaaatagaaaatcataaataggcatcttcgtccgtgattttgatttgtttgattttacctgttctgaaatattttagtgtgtgtgcaaataattgtgttgagtgtgtatttaatttttaatttgattttttttgcttagttttgttttcaaaataaaaaaaaaaaagagaaaaaaaagaaataatctTCCCcctccggattgggccaatttattaaaattggcccaaaacaaacaacgcccaaaccaggcctgcccggtccaaggCCAGCTGATGCCtagagagtccaaacgacgtcgtttcaatccagtgtggtctgggccgttgatctcagactgatcaacggccaagatcacttccccataacccaccaataaacccgacccgtctcacccggaccgaccccaaccctttacccttgaaacgacaccgttccacttaagccatcagatccagaccgtagatctagattgatctaacggttgagatcaatccacccactaactatataagttcataaccttaccctgccccctatccaataccccagccttcgtctccacagACCAGGcccctaaac
Coding sequences within:
- the LOC104223119 gene encoding uncharacterized protein isoform X2, giving the protein MAATKSPSDEPSKASPAYMNYSNDHHFFVWREFVWGAIAGAFGEGMMHPIDTVKTRIQSQAIFSGCQNQKSILQMIRTVWVTNGLTGFYRGVTPGVTGSLATGATYFGVIESTKKWVEESHPSLSGHWAHFIAGAIGDTLGSFIYVPCEVIKQRMQVQGTSKYWASVALKDGSCVTQGPNMYGYYSGMFQAGCSIWKEQGPKGLYAGYFSTLVRDVPFAGLMVTFYEALKSMTEYGKLKWFNNLSYHSNGSIEGLLLGGLAGGLSAYVTTPLDVIKTRLQVQGTTLSGWLDAVQKIWMTEGVRGMFRGSIPRITWYIPASALTFMAVEFLREHFNEELDNDKLQDVASLSVETTSSSLQEVS
- the LOC104223119 gene encoding uncharacterized protein isoform X1 is translated as MAATKSPSDEPSKASPAYMNYSNDHHFFVWREFVWGAIAGAFGEGMMHPIDTVKTRIQSQAIFSGCQNQKSILQMIRTVWVTNGLTGFYRGVTPGVTGSLATGATYFGVIESTKKWVEESHPSLSGHWAHFIAGAIGDTLGSFIYVPCEVIKQRMQVQGTSKYWASVALKDGSCVTQGPNMYGYYSGMFQAGCSIWKEQGPKGLYAGYFSTLVRDVPFAGLMVTFYEALKSMTEYGKLKWFNNLSYHSNGSIEGLLLGGLAGGLSAYVTTPLDVIKTRLQVQGTTLRYSGWLDAVQKIWMTEGVRGMFRGSIPRITWYIPASALTFMAVEFLREHFNEELDNDKLQDVASLSVETTSSSLQEVS